The following proteins are co-located in the Solenopsis invicta isolate M01_SB chromosome 7, UNIL_Sinv_3.0, whole genome shotgun sequence genome:
- the LOC105200619 gene encoding ras-related protein Rab-9B isoform X2: protein MSMNNSTSVSAGRSGNSLQNRNSQRSTLLKVVILGDGGVGKSCLMNRFVSNHFDEHSFHTIGVEFLNKDIEINGEAYTLQIWDTAGQERFKTLRTPFYRGSDICLLTYAVDDRMSFRNLALWRSEFLKYADVQEGSTFPFIVVGNKVDVPESERQVYTEEAQAWCLENGNPPLVETSAKDATNVEAAFGAAVDAWARLEARLERPLVEDTVDLSKQQSQHRTSCCMPVSGPESNKII, encoded by the exons atgtcaaTGAATAATTCGACGTCGGTAAGCGCCGGCAGGAGCGGCAATAGTCTTCAAAATCGAAATTCGCAGAGGTCCACCCTCCTGAAAGTGGTGATCCTCGGGGACGGCGGTGTCGGCAAGTCCTGTCTCATGAACAGATTTGTGTCGAATCACTTCGACGAGCACAGTTTCCATACCATCGGGGTGGAGTTCCTCAACAAGGATATCGAGATCAACGGCGAGGCGTACACGCTGCAGATATGGGACACAGCTGGGCAGGAGAGGTTTAAGACTCTTAGAACACCTTTTTACAGAGGCTCGGACATTTGCCTACTTACTTACGCGGTAGACGATAGAATGAGTTTTAGGAATCTGGCATTATGGAGATCTGAATTTCTTAAGTATGCGGACGTTCAGGAGGGCTCCACTTTTCCATTTATTGTTGTTGGCAATAAG gtGGACGTTCCCGAGTCCGAAAGACAAGTTTACACGGAAGAGGCTCAAGCATGGTGTTTAGAAAATGGTAATCCTCCATTAGTTGAAACATCGGCGAAAGACGCCACTAATGTCGAAGCAGCTTTTGGGGCAGCGGTTGACGCATGGGCGCGGCTGGAAGCTAGATTAGAGCGGCCTTTAGTGGAAGACACTGTCGATCTCTCTAAACAACAGTCCCAGCATCGTACGAGCTGCTGCATGCCTGTTTCCGGCCCCGA gtctaacaaaataatttga
- the LOC105200619 gene encoding ras-related protein Rab-9B isoform X1, producing the protein MSMNNSTSVSAGRSGNSLQNRNSQRSTLLKVVILGDGGVGKSCLMNRFVSNHFDEHSFHTIGVEFLNKDIEINGEAYTLQIWDTAGQERFKTLRTPFYRGSDICLLTYAVDDRMSFRNLALWRSEFLKYADVQEGSTFPFIVVGNKVDVPESERQVYTEEAQAWCLENGNPPLVETSAKDATNVEAAFGAAVDAWARLEARLERPLVEDTVDLSKQQSQHRTSCCMPVSGPESTFVTR; encoded by the exons atgtcaaTGAATAATTCGACGTCGGTAAGCGCCGGCAGGAGCGGCAATAGTCTTCAAAATCGAAATTCGCAGAGGTCCACCCTCCTGAAAGTGGTGATCCTCGGGGACGGCGGTGTCGGCAAGTCCTGTCTCATGAACAGATTTGTGTCGAATCACTTCGACGAGCACAGTTTCCATACCATCGGGGTGGAGTTCCTCAACAAGGATATCGAGATCAACGGCGAGGCGTACACGCTGCAGATATGGGACACAGCTGGGCAGGAGAGGTTTAAGACTCTTAGAACACCTTTTTACAGAGGCTCGGACATTTGCCTACTTACTTACGCGGTAGACGATAGAATGAGTTTTAGGAATCTGGCATTATGGAGATCTGAATTTCTTAAGTATGCGGACGTTCAGGAGGGCTCCACTTTTCCATTTATTGTTGTTGGCAATAAG gtGGACGTTCCCGAGTCCGAAAGACAAGTTTACACGGAAGAGGCTCAAGCATGGTGTTTAGAAAATGGTAATCCTCCATTAGTTGAAACATCGGCGAAAGACGCCACTAATGTCGAAGCAGCTTTTGGGGCAGCGGTTGACGCATGGGCGCGGCTGGAAGCTAGATTAGAGCGGCCTTTAGTGGAAGACACTGTCGATCTCTCTAAACAACAGTCCCAGCATCGTACGAGCTGCTGCATGCCTGTTTCCGGCCCCGA ATCCACATTTGTGACCAGATAA
- the LOC105200499 gene encoding high affinity copper uptake protein 1: MSHDHHMTMNSTENTFHGMHMDHGTMNHGNMNHGSMDHGSMDHGSMDHGSMNHRGMDHGSMHHNVQASTDNACSDMSMHGMSMTFHTGYCESVLFENWKISSMGGLIGSMIGIAIMAALYEGLKYYREYLFWKTYNALQYRSVTVPSEKNVVAEDNRVVHMVGEVIHKQPPTMMSWMHLFQTFLHIIQIVLSYFLMLIFMTYNVWLCCAVVLGAAVGYFLFGWKKSVIVDVTEHCH; this comes from the exons ATGTCTCATGACCATCATATGACTATGAACAGTACGGAAAACACGTTTCATGGTATGCATATGGATCATGGAACCATGAACCATGGCAACATGAACCACGGAAGTATGGACCATGGGAGTATGGACCACGGCAGTATGGATCATGGAAGTATGAATCACAGAGGCATGGACCACGGGAGCATGCATCACAATGTCCAGGCCTCAACGGACAACGCGTGCAGCGACATGAGCATGCACGGTATGTCG ATGACGTTCCACACTGGCTACTGCGAATCAGTGTTATTCGAGAATTGGAAGATCTCGTCGATGGGCGGCCTCATCGGCTCGATGATCGGTATCGCTATCATGGCTGCGCTCTATGAGGGCTTGAAATATTATCGGGAGTATCTATTTTGGAAGACATACAATGCCTTGCAATATAGGAGCGTTACGGTGCCCAGTGAGAAGAACGTAGTGGCCGAAGACAATCGGGTCGTTCA TATGGTTGGCGAAGTAATCCACAAACAACC GCCGACTATGATGTCCTGGATGcatttgtttcaaacatttctACACATCATACAGATCGTCCTGTCGTACTTTTTGATGTTAATCTTCATGACTTACAACGTTTGGCTGTGCTGCGCCGTGGTATTGGGTGCCGCTGTTGGTTATTTTCTATTTGGTTGGAAAAAATCAGTGATCGTAGACGTTACGGAACATTGTCATTAG